In the Flavobacterium pallidum genome, one interval contains:
- a CDS encoding fibronectin type III domain-containing protein, whose amino-acid sequence MKIKLLQMCAFGAMAFLCLSPASVEAKKRSDLSFAFAASQAPVAANATNIMNTTFGAQWAGVSGATSYRLDVSRTPFGQPGDAEYVYQNLFVENVTYYTVTGLNPATPYYYRVRAIDADGASPNSNTISVFTTDVTTWDGIGWSDTPPTASINAFISGAYDTANNGSFTSKSLTVNTGGSLVARAGTNMTVVNTIVNEAGVASLTIESNANLLQIANNNLNSGDITVNRNASMRRLDYVYWSAPVTGQNLQDFSQQTLSNRFYTISEPANGFTVVNPSTNDFTLCKGFVIRAPDDFPTAPQEFNGIFTGVPNNGDLMIPVTLDGQGYNLIGNPYPSTLSASSLLNANPEISTIYLWTHTVQGSTPGANYATINATGETSASSTTPESETPNGIIQVGQGFVAKVNAPGNAIFKNTMRIANNQDQFFRTSAADRDRLWLNVTSQGGGYSQMLIGYVEGATDMVDNQFDAPQLDSEGTRLYSIIDGETPYVIQGKSSPFNNSDTVKLGFVANQAGNYTLALDHMEGIFSEGQAVFLKDNETGSVTNLATGAYQFISAAGNFADRFSIQYLMATLGTGTPQAVTNDILVFKKNNRLQIMSSAAVISEVSVYDTSGRLLYYTNQEDSTSLNVPDVRAAGSLLLVRVTTADGSISTRKVIF is encoded by the coding sequence ATGAAAATTAAATTACTACAAATGTGCGCCTTTGGCGCTATGGCTTTCTTATGCCTGTCGCCAGCTTCGGTTGAAGCTAAAAAACGTTCAGACTTGTCCTTTGCCTTCGCCGCGTCCCAAGCTCCTGTTGCGGCAAATGCAACAAACATCATGAATACCACCTTTGGCGCGCAGTGGGCTGGAGTTTCAGGCGCTACAAGCTATAGGCTCGATGTGAGTAGAACGCCATTCGGGCAGCCTGGAGATGCGGAGTATGTCTATCAAAACCTTTTTGTTGAAAATGTTACTTATTATACTGTAACAGGCCTGAATCCGGCAACTCCGTATTATTACAGGGTACGGGCAATCGATGCAGATGGTGCTTCGCCCAACTCCAATACCATTAGTGTTTTTACTACCGATGTAACCACATGGGACGGGATCGGATGGTCTGATACGCCACCTACAGCCAGTATAAATGCCTTTATCAGTGGGGCGTACGACACTGCAAACAACGGTTCGTTCACCTCGAAAAGCCTTACTGTAAATACCGGCGGAAGCCTCGTTGCACGGGCAGGGACCAATATGACGGTGGTAAATACGATCGTGAATGAAGCAGGTGTGGCTTCGCTGACCATTGAAAGCAATGCAAACCTGTTGCAGATTGCCAATAACAATTTGAATTCGGGTGACATCACCGTAAACAGGAATGCATCGATGCGCAGGCTGGATTATGTATACTGGTCGGCGCCCGTTACAGGGCAGAACTTACAGGATTTTTCCCAGCAAACATTATCCAACAGATTTTACACAATCAGTGAGCCTGCCAACGGTTTTACGGTTGTAAATCCTTCGACAAACGACTTTACGTTATGCAAAGGTTTTGTAATCCGTGCCCCGGATGATTTCCCCACGGCACCGCAGGAATTTAACGGAATTTTTACAGGTGTCCCTAATAATGGCGACCTGATGATACCCGTTACGCTGGATGGGCAGGGGTATAACCTGATCGGGAATCCTTACCCGTCCACCTTAAGCGCATCATCGCTGTTGAATGCAAACCCGGAAATCAGTACGATTTACCTTTGGACGCATACCGTACAGGGTTCAACCCCGGGGGCCAACTATGCGACAATCAATGCTACCGGCGAAACTTCGGCATCATCGACAACGCCCGAAAGTGAAACGCCAAACGGGATAATACAGGTAGGGCAGGGATTTGTTGCCAAAGTAAATGCGCCGGGCAATGCCATATTTAAAAATACCATGAGGATTGCCAACAACCAGGACCAGTTTTTCAGGACATCCGCTGCGGACCGGGACAGGTTATGGCTTAATGTTACGTCCCAGGGTGGAGGTTACAGCCAGATGCTCATCGGCTATGTAGAAGGAGCAACAGATATGGTTGATAACCAGTTTGATGCACCGCAACTTGATAGTGAAGGGACCCGTCTGTACAGCATCATTGATGGCGAAACGCCGTATGTGATCCAGGGAAAATCCAGTCCCTTTAACAACAGCGATACTGTAAAACTTGGATTCGTTGCCAATCAGGCCGGGAATTATACATTGGCTCTGGACCATATGGAAGGCATTTTCTCGGAAGGGCAGGCGGTTTTCCTGAAAGACAATGAGACCGGGTCGGTTACCAATCTGGCAACAGGCGCATATCAGTTTATATCAGCCGCCGGAAACTTTGCAGACCGGTTTTCGATCCAGTACTTGATGGCCACTCTAGGTACCGGAACTCCGCAAGCCGTCACAAATGACATCCTGGTGTTTAAAAAGAATAACAGGCTGCAAATCATGTCGTCTGCTGCTGTTATTTCGGAAGTTTCAGTATATGATACAAGCGGGAGATTGCTTTATTATACCAATCAGGAAGACAGCACAAGCCTGAACGTCCCCGATGTGAGGGCTGCCGGAAGTCTGTTACTGGTGCGCGTTACCACTGCCGACGGTAGCATCTCGACAAGAAAGGTGATTTTCTAG
- a CDS encoding oxygenase MpaB family protein → MEYFTKQNSIVRQIWGSSDTIMFIFAGAAAEFALNKSVDWLYFTGKLPSDPIARFLSTVSYARDIVFAEQEDALRSIDKMAAIHKAVEVKRGMDIPDWAYRDVLFMLIDYSIRSYELLERPLSIVEKQEVFEVFHRVGSRMGIRGLPQDFGVWQWIREAQLEQNLQYSNYTADLFGQYRRHLGFLRYAILIESQKLVIPKCVSSRVGFSNFKTLKPFIGIYKLGRQFNLDWLLKELLLPGAYKKAIMRLDVGIEKRGCPFQKQQLEPLRM, encoded by the coding sequence ATGGAATATTTCACCAAACAAAATTCGATTGTCCGGCAAATATGGGGTAGCAGTGATACGATCATGTTCATATTTGCCGGCGCTGCTGCAGAATTTGCGCTAAACAAATCAGTCGACTGGCTGTATTTCACGGGCAAGCTCCCCTCCGACCCTATCGCACGCTTCCTTTCCACGGTATCATATGCACGCGATATCGTGTTTGCGGAGCAGGAAGACGCGCTGCGGTCCATCGATAAAATGGCCGCCATACATAAGGCGGTTGAAGTCAAACGAGGCATGGACATTCCCGATTGGGCTTACCGTGATGTATTATTTATGCTGATTGATTACTCCATACGGTCATACGAACTGCTGGAGCGCCCGCTTTCCATCGTTGAAAAGCAAGAAGTATTTGAGGTGTTCCACCGTGTAGGCTCCCGTATGGGTATCCGCGGGCTGCCGCAGGATTTTGGTGTATGGCAATGGATTCGCGAAGCGCAATTGGAGCAGAACCTTCAATACAGTAATTACACCGCCGATTTGTTCGGGCAATACCGCAGGCACCTTGGATTTCTCCGGTATGCCATATTGATTGAATCACAGAAACTGGTCATCCCCAAATGCGTAAGCAGCCGCGTCGGATTTTCAAACTTTAAGACACTAAAACCTTTTATCGGTATTTATAAGCTGGGCAGGCAATTTAATTTGGATTGGTTATTAAAAGAATTGCTCCTGCCCGGTGCTTATAAAAAAGCGATTATGCGGTTGGACGTGGGGATTGAAAAAAGAGGCTGCCCTTTTCAAAAACAACAGCTTGAACCTCTCCGGATGTAA
- a CDS encoding potassium transporter KefB, whose protein sequence is MTQTKTNPEINPAALLRPMAVGALIGLALISLFLLGAETQPGFPDYWRARPLIVVPFAGAVGGAFYYFMARWFHSGTPRIIATIVSALVFLIFLWLGSVLGLAGTYWH, encoded by the coding sequence ATGACACAAACGAAAACAAACCCAGAAATCAATCCTGCAGCTTTACTACGCCCGATGGCTGTCGGCGCGCTTATCGGACTCGCATTGATCAGCCTGTTCTTGCTTGGTGCAGAAACCCAGCCCGGTTTTCCGGATTACTGGCGTGCCCGTCCGCTGATCGTCGTACCATTTGCAGGTGCTGTTGGCGGCGCGTTCTATTACTTCATGGCCCGCTGGTTTCACAGTGGCACACCCCGCATTATTGCCACTATCGTGAGCGCACTTGTGTTTCTTATCTTCCTGTGGCTTGGCAGCGTATTGGGCTTGGCCGGAACTTATTGGCACTAA
- a CDS encoding DNA-formamidopyrimidine glycosylase family protein — protein sequence MPEGPTIVILKEEASPFTGKRVAAAQGNARIDMGRLEEQQILSFKSWGKHFLICFAGFTIRIHFLMFGSYLINERKKAVPRLRLEFDDGEINFYTCAIKVLEGDVNDHYDWSGDVMNPEWNARKAKKKLKAIPDKMICDSLLEQDIFSGVGNIIKNEVLYRLKVHPESLTGSIPDAEIREIIKEAQHYSFEFLEWKKKSELKKHWLAYTKKTCKRCDLPIIKEYTGAKKRRSFFCINCQKLYHG from the coding sequence ATGCCGGAAGGTCCCACCATCGTCATCCTTAAAGAAGAAGCGTCACCCTTCACAGGCAAACGGGTTGCAGCGGCACAGGGTAATGCCAGGATTGATATGGGCCGCCTCGAAGAGCAACAGATTTTATCTTTCAAAAGCTGGGGAAAGCATTTCCTGATCTGTTTTGCAGGTTTCACCATACGGATCCATTTCCTGATGTTCGGCAGTTACCTTATCAATGAGCGAAAAAAGGCGGTACCTCGCCTCAGACTGGAATTTGACGATGGTGAAATCAATTTTTATACCTGTGCTATAAAAGTACTGGAGGGCGATGTAAACGACCATTACGACTGGAGCGGAGATGTGATGAATCCTGAGTGGAATGCGAGAAAGGCAAAAAAGAAACTAAAAGCCATTCCGGACAAGATGATCTGCGACAGCTTATTGGAACAGGACATCTTCTCGGGCGTGGGCAACATCATCAAAAATGAAGTGCTTTACCGCTTGAAGGTGCATCCTGAATCACTGACAGGCTCGATCCCCGATGCTGAAATCCGCGAAATCATCAAAGAGGCACAACATTACAGTTTTGAATTCCTGGAATGGAAAAAGAAATCCGAATTGAAGAAACACTGGCTTGCCTACACTAAAAAGACCTGTAAGCGATGTGATTTACCAATCATTAAAGAATACACCGGCGCTAAAAAACGACGAAGCTTCTTCTGCATCAACTGCCAGAAATTGTATCATGGATAA
- a CDS encoding glycosyltransferase family protein, whose amino-acid sequence MKILYAIQGTGNGHLSRAVDIIPCLQRHGQVDILVSGTQGDLKLPFPVQFEVRGLSFIFGKSGGVDLWKTFAKANTRKLVKNIRRLPVNDYDLVISDFEPVSAWACYFKGKPCIALSHQAAVLAPGYPPAENVDRMGKLILSHYAPADHSYGFHFSGNGSNISTPVIRHQVRNHKITNDGHYTVYLPAYDDRKLLKRLSDHPEVRWEVFSKHNKKKITKGNITIRPIDGNAFTASMASSAGVLCGAGFETPAEALFLGKKLLVIPMKNQYEQHLNAAALKAMGVPVVKSLKAEHNDIIKDWLENGRIIPVDYPDMTQEIIDGIVGEILRKLNHEQD is encoded by the coding sequence ATGAAAATACTTTACGCAATCCAGGGTACAGGCAACGGGCACCTGAGCCGTGCCGTCGATATCATTCCGTGCCTGCAGCGGCATGGACAGGTGGATATCCTTGTGAGCGGTACGCAGGGCGATTTGAAACTGCCTTTTCCGGTGCAGTTTGAGGTACGCGGACTCAGCTTCATCTTTGGCAAAAGCGGCGGTGTCGACCTGTGGAAGACTTTTGCGAAAGCCAATACGCGCAAGCTTGTAAAAAATATCAGAAGATTGCCTGTAAACGATTATGACCTTGTGATCAGTGATTTCGAACCGGTATCGGCCTGGGCATGCTATTTTAAAGGAAAGCCGTGCATTGCCTTGAGCCACCAGGCTGCAGTACTGGCACCCGGCTACCCGCCTGCTGAAAACGTGGATCGTATGGGCAAACTGATCTTATCCCATTATGCTCCCGCCGACCATTCCTACGGTTTTCATTTCTCGGGCAACGGCAGCAACATATCCACGCCAGTGATCAGGCACCAGGTGCGCAACCATAAAATAACGAACGACGGGCATTACACGGTATACCTTCCGGCTTATGACGACCGTAAACTGCTCAAACGTCTTTCCGATCATCCTGAAGTGCGCTGGGAAGTTTTTTCAAAGCACAACAAGAAGAAAATCACTAAAGGCAACATCACCATCCGCCCGATAGACGGGAATGCGTTTACGGCGAGCATGGCATCAAGCGCTGGCGTACTGTGCGGCGCTGGTTTTGAAACGCCTGCTGAGGCACTGTTCCTGGGCAAAAAACTATTGGTCATCCCGATGAAAAACCAATACGAGCAACACCTCAATGCTGCAGCATTGAAAGCGATGGGCGTTCCAGTGGTGAAAAGCCTCAAAGCAGAACACAACGACATCATTAAGGACTGGCTTGAAAATGGAAGAATAATTCCCGTGGATTATCCAGATATGACGCAGGAGATTATAGATGGGATTGTGGGGGAGATTTTAAGAAAATTAAACCATGAGCAAGATTAA
- a CDS encoding PA2169 family four-helix-bundle protein, whose translation METSKSISALNELIEINNDRVEGYETASKETKDNDLKSLFASLQTTSQGNLTELRSEVTRLGGTPEEGTRVTGKFFRAWMEVKAALTGDDRQSVLNSCEFGEDKALEAYEHVLTNHVADLSAEQIALVRKQQASLQAEHDKVRALRDAA comes from the coding sequence ATGGAAACCAGTAAAAGTATCAGTGCGCTAAACGAACTGATTGAAATCAACAACGACCGTGTCGAAGGATACGAAACCGCTTCTAAAGAAACCAAAGACAACGACCTGAAGTCACTTTTTGCCTCACTACAAACTACCAGCCAGGGTAACCTGACGGAACTGCGCAGTGAAGTGACGCGCCTTGGGGGTACTCCTGAAGAAGGAACCCGCGTTACCGGAAAATTCTTCCGTGCCTGGATGGAGGTTAAGGCGGCGCTTACAGGTGATGACCGCCAGTCTGTGCTGAATTCCTGTGAGTTTGGAGAGGATAAGGCGCTCGAAGCCTATGAGCATGTCCTTACAAACCATGTTGCCGACCTTTCAGCTGAGCAGATTGCACTGGTAAGGAAACAACAGGCCAGCCTGCAGGCCGAGCATGACAAAGTGCGTGCGTTGCGAGATGCGGCATAA
- a CDS encoding FMN-binding negative transcriptional regulator — protein MYIPPHYETTDKATIIAFMKQYPFATIITVKDNFQSATHLPFTISEREGDMILTAHFAKANPQWEQLTENEVLVIFAEPHAYISPSHYESDKNVPTWNYIAVHAYGKGRLITENAAAYEVLEAMIAQSEPGYKVQWDSLPADYKDRMVKGIVAFEITVTTLQAKHKLSQNKKLSERENIISAFEKSDDGNEKAIAGFMRNVEKEN, from the coding sequence ATGTACATTCCGCCACATTACGAAACCACTGACAAAGCCACGATAATCGCGTTCATGAAGCAATACCCATTTGCAACAATCATTACGGTAAAAGACAATTTCCAAAGCGCCACCCACCTGCCGTTCACCATCAGTGAAAGGGAAGGGGATATGATCCTGACGGCACATTTTGCAAAAGCAAATCCGCAATGGGAGCAGTTGACAGAAAATGAAGTGCTGGTGATTTTTGCCGAACCGCATGCCTATATTTCGCCCTCGCATTATGAAAGTGATAAGAATGTCCCGACATGGAATTACATTGCCGTACATGCTTATGGTAAGGGAAGGCTCATTACCGAAAATGCTGCTGCTTACGAAGTGCTCGAAGCAATGATCGCACAATCTGAGCCTGGATATAAAGTGCAGTGGGACAGCCTTCCGGCTGATTATAAGGACAGGATGGTTAAGGGAATCGTCGCTTTTGAAATCACTGTGACGACCTTGCAGGCGAAGCATAAATTGAGCCAGAATAAAAAATTATCGGAAAGGGAAAATATCATTTCTGCTTTTGAAAAGAGTGATGATGGAAATGAAAAAGCGATTGCAGGATTTATGAGAAATGTTGAAAAGGAAAATTAA
- a CDS encoding GH1 family beta-glucosidase yields the protein MEEKHPLQRQQFGPGFHWGVSTAAFQIEGAVDVDGKGPSIWDTFTAKKGTVRNNDHAGMACDFYNRYEDDIALLRQLHIPDFRFSLSWSRILPNGQGNVNQKGIDYYNRVIDHLLECGISPWATLYHWDLPQALQDKGGWTNRDSISWFADYAALCAKHFGDRIPNWMVMNEPSVFTGAGYFLGIHAPGKRGLASYLKSIHHVTMATAAGGRILRSDTDSQIGTTFSFTHIEPHTQRSKDMAACARVDTLLNRTFIEPILGMGYPDADLAVLRKMRRYMQPDDEQQMAFNFDFIGAQCYTREIVRSRWLTPYIGAALVPAAKRSTETTDMGWEVHPPSMYHTLKRLHTYKNINKIIITENGAAFPDDIVNRQVYDGRRRDYLKAHLREVLRAKLEGVNVHGYFVWTLTDNFEWAEGYHPRFGLVHVDFETQQRTIKQSGYWYRDFLSDL from the coding sequence ATGGAAGAAAAACATCCGTTGCAACGACAGCAATTCGGGCCTGGTTTTCATTGGGGTGTATCCACTGCCGCCTTCCAGATTGAAGGCGCTGTTGATGTTGACGGCAAAGGTCCGTCTATCTGGGATACTTTCACAGCGAAAAAAGGTACTGTCCGAAACAATGACCATGCCGGCATGGCCTGTGATTTTTACAACCGCTATGAAGATGATATTGCCTTATTGCGGCAACTCCACATTCCTGATTTCCGTTTTTCCCTCAGCTGGTCGCGTATCCTGCCCAACGGACAAGGGAACGTAAACCAGAAAGGCATCGATTACTACAACCGCGTCATCGACCACCTGCTCGAATGTGGCATTTCTCCCTGGGCAACGCTATATCATTGGGATTTGCCACAGGCATTGCAGGACAAGGGCGGCTGGACCAACCGTGACAGCATATCGTGGTTCGCTGATTATGCTGCCTTATGCGCAAAGCATTTCGGGGACCGCATCCCCAATTGGATGGTGATGAATGAACCATCGGTTTTTACCGGCGCGGGCTATTTCCTGGGCATCCATGCTCCTGGAAAACGCGGGCTGGCTTCTTACCTGAAATCCATTCATCACGTGACTATGGCCACGGCGGCAGGCGGCAGGATCTTACGAAGCGATACTGATAGTCAGATAGGTACCACTTTCTCCTTTACGCATATTGAGCCGCATACGCAGCGATCAAAGGATATGGCGGCCTGTGCCCGTGTGGATACGCTGCTCAACCGTACCTTTATAGAACCCATACTCGGGATGGGTTACCCTGATGCTGATCTTGCTGTCCTGCGCAAAATGCGGCGTTACATGCAGCCCGATGATGAACAGCAAATGGCTTTCAATTTTGATTTCATCGGGGCACAGTGCTATACGCGGGAAATTGTGCGCTCGCGATGGCTTACCCCTTACATCGGTGCTGCCCTGGTCCCGGCTGCCAAACGCAGTACGGAAACCACCGATATGGGCTGGGAAGTGCATCCGCCATCAATGTACCATACGCTGAAGCGATTGCACACTTACAAAAACATCAACAAAATCATCATTACCGAAAACGGCGCGGCCTTTCCCGACGATATTGTTAACAGGCAGGTATATGACGGACGCCGCAGGGATTATCTTAAAGCGCACCTGCGTGAAGTGTTACGGGCAAAGCTGGAAGGCGTAAACGTACACGGTTATTTCGTATGGACGCTCACCGACAACTTCGAATGGGCCGAAGGCTATCACCCACGTTTCGGGTTGGTCCATGTCGACTTTGAGACGCAGCAGCGCACAATCAAGCAGTCAGGCTATTGGTACCGTGATTTTTTAAGTGACCTTTAA
- a CDS encoding YgaP family membrane protein produces the protein MSTPDKFIRTTIGGLLVLLMYLCDDDRAMQWASGVSGIYLILTSLLGTCIVYAFLDVSTLASKNKKRFY, from the coding sequence ATGAGTACTCCAGATAAATTTATCCGCACCACGATCGGAGGGCTGCTTGTCTTATTGATGTACCTGTGCGACGACGACCGTGCCATGCAATGGGCTTCAGGTGTGAGCGGTATTTACCTGATCCTGACGTCGCTGCTGGGTACCTGTATCGTATACGCGTTCCTCGATGTGAGCACGTTGGCATCCAAAAATAAAAAGCGTTTTTATTGA
- a CDS encoding winged helix-turn-helix domain-containing protein produces the protein MKAIISGLNKSFDSRIRLGIMSALSVNEAVDFNALKEYLDVTDGNLASHLKALEKELFIEVTKSFVGRKPNTSYRITAGGKHAFAAHINALEKLIKSQQ, from the coding sequence GTGAAAGCGATCATCAGTGGTTTGAATAAGTCTTTTGACAGCAGGATCAGGCTTGGGATCATGTCTGCACTTTCGGTAAATGAAGCCGTCGATTTCAATGCGCTCAAGGAATACCTTGATGTCACCGACGGCAACCTTGCAAGCCACCTCAAGGCGCTCGAAAAAGAACTGTTCATTGAAGTCACCAAGTCATTCGTGGGCCGGAAACCCAATACCAGTTACCGCATTACTGCGGGCGGGAAGCATGCCTTCGCAGCACACATCAACGCTTTGGAAAAATTAATTAAATCACAGCAGTAG